The Bacteroides ovatus genomic interval TTGGTATAAACCGTCGAAGATGCTCCTAGGGTATTACTTTTAGTGTGATCCACACTATCTATCGGTGCATCTTGTGCCTTTAGTGCGACGGCAGCTATACATAGTAGTCCCGTCGTTATCATTTTATACATATTCTGTTTCATTATCAGTAGAATATAAGGTTATCACTCGCAATAGAACGTATATATGAATGGTTCCTTCTGCGGAGGAAGAGGTATATTTAACATTACGAAGTCATCATCAGACTGTGTAACGGAGATAGATCCATCGGCATTAGTGAAGGCATATTCAATACTTACAAGCTCTGTTCCTTCAGGTACATTGAAGAACCCTTCCGGCCAGAATGTGATATTGTATGTTTTGGTATACTGATTCTCTCGTTTCATCAGGGTCTTGTCACTCTTCTCATTTACGGTATAACGGTGTCCGTCGCTAGCTACCGCCGTTCCTTCAAAATAGATCTTATCGGCCTTGACAAGTGCATTTTCGTCGTCCATGCCTCCAATGAAGCTAAAGGTTACAAAGTCGTTTTGCAATGCTGTTAATGGAGTGGTTTTGTTGAAGTGTTCACTACAGAAGTCAGTGACAAGTCCTTCACCTTCTACTACCTCAAAACATCCGGCTTCCTCACATTTCTTTGCATCTGCACTTGTACTGAAGTTATCGTCAGTACTGTTAATAAAGAATGATGGTTTGAAACGCAGATTTTTGTTTCCTACCGGTACACGGACATAGATTGTAAAATGAATTTCATCTGCGACACCGTTATAGGGTCTTGTCCAATAGGCTGCCCATTCCATATCTTCCAGAATATTGGTACCGACACCGTATTCCTGCATGAGAGCAGCCGACCATGACAATCCTGGTTTGTTGCTAGGTTGTTCGGTCAATGGGATAAGCGTCATGTTTTGCTCACCTATATTCGGATCAAATGTATCTTCTGTGTACGAAACTCTGGCATTTTGTGCCAGATTCCAACTCTTAGGAGCCAAAAAACCGAAAACAAGTCGTTTGTCATTGCGTGGGTCTCCTTGAACCTTAATGTGTCCATGCATTTTGAAAGTAGCAGTCGTTCCGGCCTTTGCATAGTTTACGGCTTTTCCATCTATCATTTGGGTTATATCGACAGAATCGATAAAGAGGCAACTCATAACGATGAAAGTCATAAGTATAGTTGATAACGCTACGATGTGCCGTTTGCGTTGAAGCAAGCTGATTAATTTCTTTTTCATAAAGCGTTATGATTTTTAGTTTTCTGATATTTTCTTGAATACATAGGTGTAGGTATTCGAACCACACCCGGGGCTATGAGTAATCACGATGTTACGTTCGCCATTGGTAATGGGGAATAGGATATCGGTACTGGCCTGCTCCGTGGCTCCATCCTCTGTGAAATAGAGGCGAAAAGGATAATAGATATCGTCAACTTTCCACGTGCCATTGTGGCGTACCACAAAAGGCAGATAGTTTTCAATTGTGTACTTACCATCTTTCTTCAGGTCAATTTGGAACTGGCTGAAGTCCATGGTTTCGGTAATATCATTACTGTTGCGGCTCACTGTGGTGAGTTGCCACGTGCCTGATATGTCTTTGACCTGCTCCGTGTTTTTGTCAGGATCAGCAGGAGCAGAGAACGTATCACACGATGTCACAAGCAGAGTAGTCAGCAAGGCTATTGCCGCCAAATGTATGCTATGTTTCATATTTAGGGTATTTTATTAATTATAGTAGGGATTCTGTAGCAAATCTTTCGACTTCACCGTTTCATTGTAAGGAATTGGGAAGAAGTACATAGCCGGACGCCATACATGCGTGCGTACATCAAATTCTTTCCAAGTCTTTGTTCCGTCAGTGGCGCGAGTGATTTCAATGCCATGCATGGTTTTGCTTTCGGTTTGCGGAGCAATCATCCAGCGGCGTACATCAAAGAAGCGATGTCCTTCAAAAGCAAATTCAAGGCGGCGTTCTTCCTGAATGGCTTGGCGCATCTGTTTTTGTGTCATATTCTTTTTAAGTCCATACATACCATCTGCACCGGGCTCGATGCCGGCACGCTTGCGAATGAGTTTTAATATGGGATAGCAACCAAGTTGTTGTCCGCCTAGTGTTTCTTCGAAATCGGGCCCATGATATTCATTGGCTGCTTCAGCATACATCAGTAAAATGTCGGCGTAACGTATCAGTGGATCGTTGTGACGGCTTGGGTTCCATGTACTACCTTTACATAAGCGATCACATCCCTTGCGTACATAGAAACCAGTGGCAGTGCCTTGGTATACGGCATCGCTTGTTTGCCCTACGCCAATCCATGTGTTAACAACTGTGGTAGCACTGTAAGTATCGTCAGCAGGGACCAAAGCACCATCATAAATCACGGTGTTGTTGAAACGTGGATCACGATTTTGAGCGGGATTCAGAGGATCGAATGTGTATTGGCTGTTGTTAATGGGTTTACCGTCAATCATAGGGAAGGCATCTGCCAATTCTTTGTATATGTACCCGCCGTGGCGTGTTCCGGAGTGACTTCCACTAGGTGGATAGTAAGCAGCTTCATGTCCGGACTCACGTTGATACTTACGGTCGAGGATATTGCCGGCAAAGGCTCCGTTATTGTTTTTACCATCATCATCGGTTAAATTGGCATTTCGTGTATCACCGGCTTGGAATACGACGTAGAATCCGAAACCTGGTTCGGCTTTGCCGTTCAAATCTTTACTTCTAATAAAGAGATTATAGGTTCCTAGGTTGATTACTGCGCGGGCAGCATCCATTGCCGTTTTCCAACGTTCTTTATCATAAGAGGGATAGCCTACTAATTCTTTGGTATCAGTAGGAGCGAAATCACTTCCATTGAATAATGGACTAGCTGCATAGAGGCAGACACGGGCTTTAAGACCCAATGCCGCTGCCGATGAGGCGCGACCGTTTTCTTGACCTGTTCGTCGCACGGGAAGTACATTGAGTTGGACGATAGAGTCACATTGATGGGACACATACTCTACACATTCCGCCCATGTGTTGCGCGAGGTTTTCATTGTCGAAGTAGCATCATACACGTTATTACCGATAATAGGTACACCACCGTAGTGTTTCATCAGAATGAAGTAGTACCAGGCACGCAAGAAAAGTGCTTCGGATATGTATTGAGCTTTCCGGCTCTGTACCATCGGTGATCGGTCGATGTTGGCAAGGAATACGTTACACCGGCGAATGTTAGTGTAGCATTTCGACCATGCATCATCACTCACCGTAACCGGATTAACCGTACCGGTAGCAAACATCATGTTTGTCCAGATGGTTGACGAAGGATAAAATTCAGCTTCGTCACAAGCGCTTTGCAGCCCACCACCATTAGCCAAAAGGTATGTCCATCGGTTGTAGTTGATATCAAACCCGATATCGGTATAAATTCCGGTCAGGAAGTTGGCGGTATACGTACTATCTGCAAAAACGGTCTCACGATTTAAATCCGAAGTTTGGGTTTGATCGAGGAAACTGTCATTACAGGACGCAACTGTTCCTAAAAATAGGAGTAGCGTTAATGATTTCATGTACAATTTCATAGTAAAACTTATAAAATTAAAATTAAACAATTTAAAGCCAATAAGCCGAGACTAATTCACGACTTGAATTTGTATTAAGACGATTGACAAGATATACACCACTAAACACAATACTTTTTTTTCACGTATTATTATTCAGTGAAAAGGTCATTGTATTATTCGAGCAATGATAGTAAATCAAATACATCTAAAGAAAGAATTATCCGAATTAGTGGTTTTTCATTCCTGAATCGTCTTTATCCTAAACTCTAATAGTATAACATTATGAGACGCATCTTTTTGTCAACCTTTATGGCTTGTATTATCGGCTTTACAGGTGCAGAAACAAATTAAATAATCTTAAATATCTTATTAAACATGAAACCAATTCATCTTATCCTAAGTATCGCACTCCTCGCCGGAGGAGCATGTGGTGACCAGCAAGAACCTTATTACGGCAATTCAGAAGTGAAGATGCCTCAAATTGATTCCGAATGGAATCTCGAACTAATGCCAAATCGATCAGGACAATATTGGAAAGTGTTCGTCTACAAAGACTTGAAATACAATGCCCTTTTCACTCGGTCGTTGGGCTGGAATGGAGGAGACGGTGTGTTCACCACTGGTTTGCCTGACGGGAATATATTTTGGTCGTTCAATGATAGCTTCTATGGCGTAATCAATGAAAATCGTTCACGAGGTAATTGTAGTTTCCCTCGTAACAGTATTATGGTACAAACACCTGGTGAGAAGGATGAAAATCTTGTTTGGTTAGCTGATTACGTACAAACCAACGATCCTAATGCGGATAGATACTATCAGGTACGTACTCACATTCGTCATCCGAAAGCTACACTATCGGATGAAAAAATACAAGCTGGAGAAATCGATCAGGATTATCTTTATTGGGCAGGAGATGCTACGATATATAACAATCAGATGCAAATGTTGTGGGGAGCCGTTGATAATACCGATCCGAACAACTTGATGCGCCGCTTTGGTACTTGCTTGGCTACTTATAGCTTGGAAGGAAAGCCGGGTGATGCTACTTATATGAAACTTATCAGTCGTAATGATAATTTTAACGACCACACTTTAGGTTATGGCGACACTATGTGGGAAGACGAAGACGGACATATCTATCTTTACACAACTTCCAATTATAAGGTGGCTGTGGCACGTACCGCTACACGCGACCTTGGCAGCCAGTGGGAATATTATGTGGCCGATCCGCAAGGACATTTCTCGTGGACAACGCAGTACCCCTCAACCCAAGATGCTGAAAATTCTACAATTATCCCTTTGGAAAGTGCATGTTCTATGCCTTGGGTATTTAAAAAAGGTGATACCTACTACATGATCGGACAATCCATGTGGTTCGGGAGAGACGTGCTGATGTTCCGTAGTAAGCACCCTTATGGGCCGTTTGTCGACCAAAAGACTCTCTTTACATTGCCCGAATTTCTTGATAAGATTGGCGAACAACGTTATCAACATGTTTATATGGTAAATATTCATCCGGCTTTATCACGTACCGGTGAATTGGTGATCTCTACCAATACAGACTGTTCCAACTTTTGGGATAATTTCAATGCACCGGGTAGTGCTGACTTCTATCGTCCTTATTTCTACCGTGTATTTAATTGGGAATCATTGTACGATAACGATGCTCCACTTGAGTAAAAGGATTTACTATCTCTGACGTTGATCATAAGTTTCATTGGGCTGATGCTGTGATTGATGGTAATTCCATCATCGTCTCATCTCCTGAAGTTGCTTTCCCAATAGCAGTGCGTTATGCTTGGGCAGATAATCCAATTTGTAATTTATACAATGGAGTTAACCTTCCGGCGTCCCCTTTCCGTACAGATGACTGGCAGGGTATTCTTATGGTAATAAATAGATATAGTTGTTTCGATTTGCCAAGTGAAATAGATGTAACACATAAAAAAATAACCATGAACAAGCTCATTTATTTAGTAATTTTCTCTTTCTTATCAACAAGTATATATGCCCAAATGAAAGACCTTGTGCAATATGTCAATACACTGCAAGGTACCGACTCTCATTTCGGATTAAGTTATGGAAATACATACCCTACTACCGGTATGCCTTATGCCATGCATACGTGGTCTGCCCAAACAGGGAAAAATGGAGAAGGCTGGAAATATCAATATGCGGTAGATAATATCAGAGGATTCTGCCAGTCTCACCAATGCAGTCCGTGGATGAGTGATTATGCAGTGTATTCCTTTATGCCGATGGTAGGGAAGTTAGTCGTTAATCAGGAGATGCGGGCAACGAAGTTCAGCCATGATAATGAAATTGCCAAGCCGCATTATTATAAAGTGATGCTGGATAATGGAATTACAACCGAGATGGCTCCAACTACTCGTGGTGTACATTTACGCTTTTCTTATCCCTCTACCGAAGACGCCTATCTGGTAATTGACGGATATACGGATATGAGTGAAATTAAGATTGATCCGGCAAAGAGACAAATCTCCGGTTGGGTGAATAACCAACGTTTTGTAAATAACTCTAAGACATTCCGTAGTTACTTTGTAGTGCAGTTCGACAAAGCATTTGAGGATTACGGTATGTGGGAAAATCAGAAAGATGAGATTTATCCTAAAAAGTTGGAAGGAGAAGGCAAAGGCTATGGTGCTTATATCAAATTTAAGAAAGGATCGAAAGTACAGGCAAAGGCTGCCTCTTCCTATATCAGCGCAGAGCAGGCTGTGATTACATTGAACGACGAACTGGGTAAAGATAAGAATTTGGAAGCCACCAAAATACGTGGACATAAAACGTGGAATGAATTATTGAACAGAATCCAGGTAGAAGGTGGAACAGACGAACAAATGAAGACTTTCTACTCCTGCCTGTTCCGTGCCAATCTCTTCTCACGCAAATTCTATGAACGTAAAGCGAATGGAGAACCTTATTATTATAGTCCTTATGACGGCAAAGTATATGATGGATATATGTATACAGATAATGGCTTCTGGGACACTTTCCGTTCTCAATTTCCATTAACTAATATTCTTCATCCTACCATGCAGGGACGTTACATGAATGCCTTGCTTGCCGCACAAGAACAATGCGGATGGTTACCTTCCTGGTCAGCTCCCGGAGAAACAGGAGGAATGTTGGGTAATCACTCCATTTCATTATTGGCAGATGCGTGGGCAAAAGGGATTCGGACTTTTGATCCGGAGAAAGCCTTAAAAGCATACGCGCACGAAGCCATGAATAAAGGTCCTTGGGGAGGTGCCAACGGACGTGGTTTCTGGAAAGAATATTTTGAACTGGGATATGTTCCTTATCCGGAATCAATGGGATCGAGTGCACAGACAATGGAATATGCATACGATGATTTCTGTGGCTACCAACTGGCTAAAATGACCGGAAACAAACACTATCAGGAAGTCTTTGCCCGTCAGATGTATAATTATAAAAACGTATTCGATCCGTCTATCGGTTTTATGCGTGGAAAAGGCGTTGATGGTAAATGGCAGGAACCGTTTGACCCATTGGAGTGGGGTGGACCTTTCTGCGAAGGTAATGCCTGGCATTATACCTGGTCCGTATTCCATGATGTAGAAGGATTAATAGACTTGTTCGGAAGCGACCAAAGATTTACGACCAAAATGGATTCGGTATTCACCCTTCCCAGCACTATTAAACCGGGAACTTACGGAGGAGTGATCCATGAAATGAAAGAAATGGAATTGTCGGGTATGGGACAATATGCACACGGCAATCAGCCGATTCAGCACATGCCTTATCTGTATAGCTATGCCGGCCAACCGTGGAAAACCCAGTATTGGGTGCGTCAGATCGTTGAAAGATTGTATAATTCCACAGAAAGAGGATATCCGGGAGACGAAGATCAAGGTGGTATGTCATCATGGTATATCTTGAGCTCATTAGGCATTTATGCCGTTTGTCCGGGTACGGATGAGTATGTAATTGGCAGTCCGTTATTTAAGAAAGCTACTATAACGATGGAAAACGGTAATAAATTCGTGATTGAAGCGAACAACAATAGTAAAGAGAATCTCTATATCCAGTCTGCTACCTTAAATGGACGTGTGTTGGATAAGAATTTTATCAGATACGACGATATAGCAGACGGAGGAATTATCCGTTTTGAAATGGGAAGTCAACCGAATAAAGAACGATGTACGTCGAAGTATGCCGCTCCCTTCTCATTGTCGAAAGAATAAGAAACTAAAAAGATATAAGAAGAATACAGTATGAAAAATAAAATTTTAACAGGTTTATTATTGGTTTTGATTGGAGG includes:
- a CDS encoding DUF4961 domain-containing protein is translated as MKKKLISLLQRKRHIVALSTILMTFIVMSCLFIDSVDITQMIDGKAVNYAKAGTTATFKMHGHIKVQGDPRNDKRLVFGFLAPKSWNLAQNARVSYTEDTFDPNIGEQNMTLIPLTEQPSNKPGLSWSAALMQEYGVGTNILEDMEWAAYWTRPYNGVADEIHFTIYVRVPVGNKNLRFKPSFFINSTDDNFSTSADAKKCEEAGCFEVVEGEGLVTDFCSEHFNKTTPLTALQNDFVTFSFIGGMDDENALVKADKIYFEGTAVASDGHRYTVNEKSDKTLMKRENQYTKTYNITFWPEGFFNVPEGTELVSIEYAFTNADGSISVTQSDDDFVMLNIPLPPQKEPFIYTFYCE
- a CDS encoding DUF5004 domain-containing protein, translating into MKHSIHLAAIALLTTLLVTSCDTFSAPADPDKNTEQVKDISGTWQLTTVSRNSNDITETMDFSQFQIDLKKDGKYTIENYLPFVVRHNGTWKVDDIYYPFRLYFTEDGATEQASTDILFPITNGERNIVITHSPGCGSNTYTYVFKKISEN
- a CDS encoding RagB/SusD family nutrient uptake outer membrane protein, which gives rise to MKLYMKSLTLLLFLGTVASCNDSFLDQTQTSDLNRETVFADSTYTANFLTGIYTDIGFDINYNRWTYLLANGGGLQSACDEAEFYPSSTIWTNMMFATGTVNPVTVSDDAWSKCYTNIRRCNVFLANIDRSPMVQSRKAQYISEALFLRAWYYFILMKHYGGVPIIGNNVYDATSTMKTSRNTWAECVEYVSHQCDSIVQLNVLPVRRTGQENGRASSAAALGLKARVCLYAASPLFNGSDFAPTDTKELVGYPSYDKERWKTAMDAARAVINLGTYNLFIRSKDLNGKAEPGFGFYVVFQAGDTRNANLTDDDGKNNNGAFAGNILDRKYQRESGHEAAYYPPSGSHSGTRHGGYIYKELADAFPMIDGKPINNSQYTFDPLNPAQNRDPRFNNTVIYDGALVPADDTYSATTVVNTWIGVGQTSDAVYQGTATGFYVRKGCDRLCKGSTWNPSRHNDPLIRYADILLMYAEAANEYHGPDFEETLGGQQLGCYPILKLIRKRAGIEPGADGMYGLKKNMTQKQMRQAIQEERRLEFAFEGHRFFDVRRWMIAPQTESKTMHGIEITRATDGTKTWKEFDVRTHVWRPAMYFFPIPYNETVKSKDLLQNPYYN
- a CDS encoding DUF5005 domain-containing protein is translated as MKPIHLILSIALLAGGACGDQQEPYYGNSEVKMPQIDSEWNLELMPNRSGQYWKVFVYKDLKYNALFTRSLGWNGGDGVFTTGLPDGNIFWSFNDSFYGVINENRSRGNCSFPRNSIMVQTPGEKDENLVWLADYVQTNDPNADRYYQVRTHIRHPKATLSDEKIQAGEIDQDYLYWAGDATIYNNQMQMLWGAVDNTDPNNLMRRFGTCLATYSLEGKPGDATYMKLISRNDNFNDHTLGYGDTMWEDEDGHIYLYTTSNYKVAVARTATRDLGSQWEYYVADPQGHFSWTTQYPSTQDAENSTIIPLESACSMPWVFKKGDTYYMIGQSMWFGRDVLMFRSKHPYGPFVDQKTLFTLPEFLDKIGEQRYQHVYMVNIHPALSRTGELVISTNTDCSNFWDNFNAPGSADFYRPYFYRVFNWESLYDNDAPLE
- a CDS encoding GH92 family glycosyl hydrolase gives rise to the protein MNKLIYLVIFSFLSTSIYAQMKDLVQYVNTLQGTDSHFGLSYGNTYPTTGMPYAMHTWSAQTGKNGEGWKYQYAVDNIRGFCQSHQCSPWMSDYAVYSFMPMVGKLVVNQEMRATKFSHDNEIAKPHYYKVMLDNGITTEMAPTTRGVHLRFSYPSTEDAYLVIDGYTDMSEIKIDPAKRQISGWVNNQRFVNNSKTFRSYFVVQFDKAFEDYGMWENQKDEIYPKKLEGEGKGYGAYIKFKKGSKVQAKAASSYISAEQAVITLNDELGKDKNLEATKIRGHKTWNELLNRIQVEGGTDEQMKTFYSCLFRANLFSRKFYERKANGEPYYYSPYDGKVYDGYMYTDNGFWDTFRSQFPLTNILHPTMQGRYMNALLAAQEQCGWLPSWSAPGETGGMLGNHSISLLADAWAKGIRTFDPEKALKAYAHEAMNKGPWGGANGRGFWKEYFELGYVPYPESMGSSAQTMEYAYDDFCGYQLAKMTGNKHYQEVFARQMYNYKNVFDPSIGFMRGKGVDGKWQEPFDPLEWGGPFCEGNAWHYTWSVFHDVEGLIDLFGSDQRFTTKMDSVFTLPSTIKPGTYGGVIHEMKEMELSGMGQYAHGNQPIQHMPYLYSYAGQPWKTQYWVRQIVERLYNSTERGYPGDEDQGGMSSWYILSSLGIYAVCPGTDEYVIGSPLFKKATITMENGNKFVIEANNNSKENLYIQSATLNGRVLDKNFIRYDDIADGGIIRFEMGSQPNKERCTSKYAAPFSLSKE